ATTGAGAAAACTGACAATCCTTTGCTATTGTTGTTGGGCATAGTTTAGAGGTGGATTGTCCACTTGCACTCTAGTCCCAGTTGCGCGTGACCTCGACAGATAACTCCCAGACGACTAGGGTTGTCTCGCCCGTCTATGCCCTTGGTCTGCCCCTATTGAGGCCTTTGCTCTGGCCGAGCCTGAGGGTTCCTGTCTCGACTTGCACTCCTTGCACTTCAGGCAGGCCTCTGAGGTGCCCCTTCTCCAACTCGAAGTCCACTTGGGGCCTGTGTAACCTCTCACGTTGgtgatggatatcttattggagagggcGGATGCCAAATTGGAGATGGCAGTGGCCTTTCATTGTTCACAGTTGGCCTCGCAGGCTATGGGTTATTATACCAAGTCGCTTGTGGGGGAGGGTTATTCCCAGTGTCTGCAGAAACCTCTCTGGTTTGGTTGGTATGTGTCGGGTTTCAAGACGAAACCCTTGACTAGTTAACCCCAGCGTTTTCGCTAGCCCTTACAGCCTTTGGTTTTCTAATTCCACCATTGGAACATATCTGTCGGGATTAATAATCCTGATTTTGTGGCTTGAAACTTTGACCAGGATCTCGTGATTGACCCTGATCCCGCGGTGTGGTTGACAATCTCCCTTCATCGAGAGTTTGATCATTGACCGGCTACTTGCCAGGCCTAGGAGTTCCTGGGAGTGGTCGTCCACTATAAAACAAGACGTTTGAAAgaatgcttaatgctctcaatgaaagcaccaaaccgctaacgacgtttttcgtcaactaaaaagaAATAAGAGTAATTAAGcacttataaacaaaataggaagaaaataaagaacgatataatttttacatggttcagtagttaaatatACCTACACCCACGAGTCAAATTTATTCAATAAGTAATATGCGTTTAAAGCAATTTCACAGAGCTTTGAGTACAAATTTGTGCGTAAAAAATAAATGACCACcatccaggctatttatagacctggttttCAGAATATTCTTCCCTtaattttagggaagttacatcatatctcatttgaattcaaaatacaaatgaatttaaataaatacaattaaatgcattACTTAAACAACTATCCTTTGAAAATAGGGTTGTTTAGACACGGTTTTAACTACACCCACATATACAGGGAATTATAACCGCATTCACTTGTTGCTTCAATGCGCTTTCGAGCTTGCATATATTTTCGAGCTCAGCATTCCTAATACCACCGCCTCTTTATTTGATCAGACTTTCGAACTTGTCCTTCGGTGGGGACCTCTACCTTCAAACTCATATTGCATACTCGAGTGCTAGTGACGTGGCACTTAAATATATAATCGGTATAAACACAAGTAATCATACGAATACCTTTCGTAATTTCGATCTCTTCACTCGCGAGCCTTATTTCGAGGCTGCTATTTAAATCTCGaaatctcaaaatttgggtgtaacaaatatattaaataaaattaaagcaAAATATTAtctatagtttaaaaaaaaaagaataagataatttttatttaaaaaataaataaaaaccatTAAACCAATAATCTGTCAagtacacactttttatatataaagatatgagACAtcctaattttaaaattaaataatttttttcttattttctttttgaaaaatacctatgaatttcaatataataaaatattaaaaaattctatattaaaattatgaatttaaaaaaaaaaatttgaaaaaatttaattatttaattaaaatttttttgaAGCCAACAAAAAGTCAGGGCCTAATTTTTTTATACGCATGGCAAACAAACAGTTTGAACTGTGATTttgacactataaattattcaaaattttccaaaaaatAGTGAGATGCCTACTATAACTATCATATACGTTGTCATACAAAAAAATAGTCTATAATTTCTCCAAGTATCGAAAATAGAAAACGCCCCTATAGTAGGGGCAAAATTGAATCCCTACCTAAGAAGctccctatatatttatatatatatatataaatatatatatatgtgtgtgtgtgaaagacttctcaatggttactaactatagatgggtactaacaattatgatgatgtggcaacatagtgacttggtatagcaagtcaccaacaagtaaatttttttttctacattaatttcgaatttagttatttttttgccataattaatgttgtttccaactaatgaaagacactagttatatttagaaattgacatgcatttgaaaaatcaaaaagtttacaatattatattttcataataaatacatgtttttcatcaggtaacccttccaaaaatttgaaaaaaatcaaaatttatttttagaaatattaattaacaactataaatgtggaccattgatcttaattcaatggttaatattaaagtaatcattcatgggtagtaaccattaatgatgcacctatatatatataaatttatataggGGATGACTATAGTAGGGGCATGCATTTTGACCTCATCGGTAGGAGCGTCTCTGTTTTTGGCATGTGAAAAAATTATAATCTAATTTTGTTATATGacgatgtatattgtagttatttaaaacattccaccagtttttggaaaattttgaataatttataccGAAAACAATCTTCAAAATAACTTGTTTCACGTGCGTATAAAACATGCTTCAAAACAACTTGTTTCttattttcggcactgtaaattatttgaaatttcccAAAAATTTATGGTTGATTTTATATAACTACAttatacaccgtcatataaaaaaatttggattgTAATCTATCCAGGTACCGAAAACATGTTGTGTTTAAGCTTATTTTATACGCACGTGAAACAAATTATTTTGAAGTCTttttcagcactgtaaattattcggaatttcttgaaaattggtGGGAACTCTATTGTAACTACAGTgtacatcatcatataaaaaaatttgggctATAATTTTTCACGCACTGAAAACAGAAACGCCCCTACCGGTGGGGGCAAAAGGCATGCCCTACCAAAGAATTCCCTATATTATATATAGGGAAATTTTATAGTAGGAGTGTCAGTTTAGTCCCTACCGGTAGGGGTATTTTTGTTTTCAATATGTAtagaaattataacccaattttttttatatgatgatgtatattgtagttatagtagaCAGCCCACtagttttcaaaaaattctaaatacTTTACAATGTCAAAGACTAGAGTTCAAAATGGTTGGTTGCATTCGTATATTAAAAAAAACGAGTGCAATTAGCAGTTTAAACATTATTTTGGACAtcgtaaattatttgaaattttcccATATTTGGtggaatatatattataactacaatatacaacGTCAAATAAAATTACTAGTAGGGGCTAAACTGGCACCCCTACTatagaatttatatatatatatatatatatatatgaattttcttAAATATATGGTATATTATAGAGGAAAAAAAACTCGAGAAAAAGCATTATCAAGAATTGAAAATAGGGATTTGAAAATAGAAGACTGCAAACTCTACCGCCAAATTACCACCAAATATTTAGCCTCATCACTCGTGTAGTTAGTTAACCAAGCCCTACCAAGTTACTACAGAAcctctttttcattttttatttttatttttgagaatgtgggtattttttttcttttctctggaAATCTTATAAGTTACTTAGTATCTAAAGAAGAAATTTAATTACCATAAATTACCAAAGAACTAACAAACAAGAAATAGAAgtggaaggagaaggagaaggagaaaagaagcaaGCAAGAACAATAAACACAATTTAGGCATCTCAATTTTCTCCagcaaaggaaaaagaaaaatctaCATTAGTAACTTCTCCAGCCAGCCATCTGAGCTCTGGACGGTTTTTGTTGGTGTCTTCGTCTGAGGGAGACAAATACAGTAATAGCAATGCGGAACGAGAAGAAACACAAGTAAACATTTCGCTCAAAAGCACTCTGAAATACAGTACACAATCCTTTCTTACATGTTAACTAGAAAAGATTGTTTTCTTTAGTAGTTTTTTACTATAGATACTAACTGCACTACagttttatatatgtatttgGGTTTTCACATCTCAACCCCAAAAGGGCTATCAATATAGTTCAAGTACAATTCCGGACTACTTTCTAGTGACCAAAACAAATACAACAATTCTTTTTCGTCATTATATGTACTGCAATTCATTCAGCTATGAGGGAGAGGCCAACGTCATGAGTCCTCGAAATGATGATCCGTTTCGTCAAAGATCTCCTCCTacataatgcagaaatataatgTAGGTATAGCCCATGAATGGGAAAGTGTGGGAGAAAACAATTTAGGTGATATGGTTGAGTGGTTTCTATTACCTGTAAAAGCTCTTCAATGACATCCTCCATTGTTATAATGCCAACTGCTTCTTCCTCTTCAGGGAGCTTAGGGAGAGGATTGCCATCAATCTCCAGGATATCTGAGTACATGTCCTTTGCCCACTTCTTGCTCCTAGATCCACTCCTATTTGAATTATTTTCACTGTTGGGAAAGCTCTTCCACTTCTGGAGTGATCTCTTGCTCTTTAACACCTTCTCTTGAGGCTTTTCAGAATCAATGTCAACTCTTACGTCTTTCGCTGAATCTATTGAGAGACGGATAGAGAACGTGAGAACCAATTATTATTGTAACACAGAAAATTCAAGCATTTTAAAGTAAGCTGGTGTTTACAGTCAGCAGGTTTCCCAAGAGATTCCTCTGTGATCTTGTTACGATTTCTTACAACAACAGCCATGTGACTATGACCTTTCTGAAACTCATTCAATATATCATACAATGGCAGAGTTTCCGTAACCCTGTAAGACAGGTGCAGAAAATCAGATTTATGTGTCGTGTGATACATATGTAATCCTACATACATTTTACAAATCTACTTTAAGCTATACAGATGCAATTCCTTCAACAAGACATACCTTGGAATCCGACGTATAGTGACATTCTTCACAGGAACCTCATCTTCTGGGtgaattgttaataaattttttacCTAAATTTCAAATTAACAGTTGAGCTGATGTCATGAAAATATAGCATAAAAACTGGCATAGTAATTTTTCCAGTGGAATTCGAAATACGACTTGAACCTTCATTCACGGGGGACAGAAGATGGGAAAGAAATTACCAGTACAAGTCCAATTATGTTTGTAGGTTCCTCGTAATAAACAGGTACTCTACTATGGCCTTTTCCCAATATCAAACTCATCAAATTCCTGTGTGCTACCAAGTATTAGTCTAGCTAATCAAAATTGGCCAACTAATATAAGACAATTTTCTAATATAAGttttgaacaatatcataccgGTCAAGCTTGGCATTAATATCAATTGCGAAAGTATCAGATATAGGTGTCATAGCATCACCGGCTGTTTTCTCAGAGAGCCCAAGGGCTCCAGCAATAATGGTTGTCTCATCATGTGTCAATTCTCCACCTTTTCCGGCCTAAAAAACATGTCATAGTGTCAAATATTAGATTGTATTATGAATCCTGCCTGATTTCCCTTAATCTGCTCCTAGTATGCTCTAATAAGTCATACAATTAAGACTAGTTAACTACTAAACAGCTACTGAATGGTTTAAACAATCAAACTTCAACTGGTAAAATGGTGAAACAATGATGACATTGCTTATGATGTGGAAGTTTTAAAAAACCAAACGAAATTGTACACACCTCATTGCCATGGAAATCAACGAGCGTTTTCAACTCAGCTCTGCGAAACAGCGCAACATGTCTGTGTCCCAGCAGATAGTCTAAAAGCTGGAAAATAAAAGTAATATCAAACAACAAATTTGAGTTAAATAGGATTCTATATCTATTAGGATAGAAAACTATTGATTCATTCTATGGAATTAAAAATGGTGTAGCATTAAAATTGGACAATAGTGAGTCTGATCCTTGACGCTTACATAAATCAACATAACAGGAAGAAACTAGGTCAAGATAAATACCTTGCTAATTGGATATGCCACCGGGAAGCAGATCCAAACAAGAACTCGGACAATTGGTGCTACTGTAGCACCAATGGCCAAACCATATCGAGAACAAACCGATTGCGGTATAATCTGATCAAAAAAGTACAGAGATACTCAGTCTCACACATGCACAACCACAGCCAAAGATACTGAGTTCAAAATGCATGGAAAAGTAAATGAAAAAAGCCTTAATTCTCCTTTACTTTGCATAAACCATGTCAGAGTCTTGAATCTACCATTTAGTTTTGGTATATCAATCTACAAACAGCagctataaaaaaaatttatcgaTAATAGACAAGCACCATAAACCAAGAAGCCTGTAATTAAAAGAATTAATATGTCTGTCTGTCTTGGCCTCCTCTCCTATAGTTGCAAAATAAATGAATATTCATCACTCACCTCACCAAACAGGAGAATCAATGTCACTGAGATTAGAATAGCACCCCAGGCCGTAACGAGACCATCCAGAAAAATGGGAAGTGTCTGACAGATTGAACAACCATTTAGCAACTtcaaaataattttgaaaaattaaagataacTGGAAGCGTTAGTAAACTTACCTCCATGGCAGCTGCATTGCAAATTAGTAGAGTGCAGAGCAATAAATGTTGATTTTTGACGACTGGCAATATCTTTGCTGCAACATTAAGGTCAAGAATTTATTATGAGCAGAATATACACCACCACAACTTTGCACATCCACGTAACACGACACTAAGACTAAGAGAGGCAACGCTAAGACTCAGTATGCCTTTCTGATGGCTACAATAGCCATACAAGTGAGTAATAAACTAGAACCAAAAAACTGAGTTGACAAATCACCAAAAGACAACAAAGATGACCCCAATGAATATCAGATACAACTTCATTTGGTACCCAAAAAAATGATTAGCAACTAGCATCCTTGTTCAAGCCCAATACAGTCATCTAATTTCTTTCTGTAGACAAATAGCAGCTCAATATAGTTTTCATAAGCATAAGAACTTGAAAATTCCATTAATGGAACTTGGCTCATCAAACATATGGACTTGAtcaaatgaaacaacaaaaatcaTACAAAAATAGCATCAATAATCCTCTAATTTGTGGCCCATATGGAAAaacaaaatgaataaaatataa
The Humulus lupulus chromosome 6, drHumLupu1.1, whole genome shotgun sequence DNA segment above includes these coding regions:
- the LOC133782929 gene encoding DUF21 domain-containing protein At2g14520-like; the protein is MAVEYECCETGFFIHIGVIVLLVVFAGMMSGLTLGLMSLSLVDLEVLAKSGTPKDRIYAAKILPVVKNQHLLLCTLLICNAAAMETLPIFLDGLVTAWGAILISVTLILLFGEIIPQSVCSRYGLAIGATVAPIVRVLVWICFPVAYPISKLLDYLLGHRHVALFRRAELKTLVDFHGNEAGKGGELTHDETTIIAGALGLSEKTAGDAMTPISDTFAIDINAKLDRNLMSLILGKGHSRVPVYYEEPTNIIGLVLVKNLLTIHPEDEVPVKNVTIRRIPRVTETLPLYDILNEFQKGHSHMAVVVRNRNKITEESLGKPADYSAKDVRVDIDSEKPQEKVLKSKRSLQKWKSFPNSENNSNRSGSRSKKWAKDMYSDILEIDGNPLPKLPEEEEAVGIITMEDVIEELLQEEIFDETDHHFEDS